The Bombus terrestris chromosome 16, iyBomTerr1.2, whole genome shotgun sequence genome includes a region encoding these proteins:
- the LOC100647641 gene encoding tumor protein p53-inducible nuclear protein 2 isoform X5: MMRRVGLTETRIHYALKSKKKVRMLSSLANYLLGGNISDAQDSRQESNNETPESHPVIARLSQVEIEGDDWILIDRADNPASSTTFFDSILVDGTTALEESWYVTPPACFTRAGPVNVETSPLEDLLIEHPSMSVYRATAPSIAPETPPPTPDAPEERSVEEDALPNVASNAPVTATPASPERAPGRSEDGQQATRRQNIHDERPRVRTEKRIVQLRSAQKLIMKINFNESFECQ; the protein is encoded by the exons GCACTGAAGAGCAAGAAGAAGGTCAGGATGCTGAGCAGTTTGGCAAACTACCTACTTGGAGGTAATATCTCCGACGCGCAGGATTCACGACAAGAGTCCAATAACGAAACCCCGGAGTCCCATCCAGTAATAGCGAGGCTCAGTCAGGTGGAGATTGAGGGCGATGACTGGATCCTCATTGACCGTGCTG ACAATCCAGCAAGTTCCACCACTTTCTTCGACTCCATTTTAG TTGACGGAACGACGGCGCTGGAGGAGTCGTGGTATGTAACACCACCCGCATGTTTTACACGGGCTGGTCCCGTGAACGTAGAAACATCACCGCTAGAGGACCTGCTGATAGAGCATCCTAGTATGTCCGTTTACCGAGCCACAGCGCCTTCGATCGCTCCTGAAACTCCACCGCCAACGCCAGACGCACCGGAAGAGCGAAGCGTCGAGGAGGATGCTCTGCCAAACGTCGCTTCCAATGCACCGGTTACGGCAACACCGGCATCGCCAGAACGTGCCCCCGGCAGAAGCGAAGATGGACAACAAGCAACCCGTAGACAAAACATTCATGACGAAAGACCTCGTGTACGCACTGAGAAGAGGATAGTTCAGCTTCGGTCAGCGCAAAAG CTTATTATGAAGATCAATTTCAATGAAAGTTTTGAGTGTCAATGA
- the LOC100647641 gene encoding tumor protein p53-inducible nuclear protein 2 isoform X1 produces the protein MMRRVGLTETRIHYALKSKKKVRMLSSLANYLLGGNISDAQDSRQESNNETPESHPVIARLSQVEIEGDDWILIDRADNPASSTTFFDSILVDGTTALEESWYVTPPACFTRAGPVNVETSPLEDLLIEHPSMSVYRATAPSIAPETPPPTPDAPEERSVEEDALPNVASNAPVTATPASPERAPGRSEDGQQATRRQNIHDERPRVRTEKRIVQLRSAQKVYEKRTTQALKRGRLDRSNKLREVLSVKGKRPRRQDRLRIQNSGANNNRKC, from the exons GCACTGAAGAGCAAGAAGAAGGTCAGGATGCTGAGCAGTTTGGCAAACTACCTACTTGGAGGTAATATCTCCGACGCGCAGGATTCACGACAAGAGTCCAATAACGAAACCCCGGAGTCCCATCCAGTAATAGCGAGGCTCAGTCAGGTGGAGATTGAGGGCGATGACTGGATCCTCATTGACCGTGCTG ACAATCCAGCAAGTTCCACCACTTTCTTCGACTCCATTTTAG TTGACGGAACGACGGCGCTGGAGGAGTCGTGGTATGTAACACCACCCGCATGTTTTACACGGGCTGGTCCCGTGAACGTAGAAACATCACCGCTAGAGGACCTGCTGATAGAGCATCCTAGTATGTCCGTTTACCGAGCCACAGCGCCTTCGATCGCTCCTGAAACTCCACCGCCAACGCCAGACGCACCGGAAGAGCGAAGCGTCGAGGAGGATGCTCTGCCAAACGTCGCTTCCAATGCACCGGTTACGGCAACACCGGCATCGCCAGAACGTGCCCCCGGCAGAAGCGAAGATGGACAACAAGCAACCCGTAGACAAAACATTCATGACGAAAGACCTCGTGTACGCACTGAGAAGAGGATAGTTCAGCTTCGGTCAGCGCAAAAG GTTTACGAGAAGAGGACTACCCAAGCACTGAAGAGAGGTCGCCTGGACAGAAGTAACAAGCTGAGGGAAGTGTTGAGCGTAAAAGGCAAGCGGCCGCGCCGCCAAGACCGCTTGCGTATCCAAAACAGTGGCGCGAACAACAACCGGAAATGCTAG
- the LOC100647641 gene encoding tumor protein p53-inducible nuclear protein 2 isoform X2: MMRRVGLTETRIHYALKSKKKVRMLSSLANYLLGGNISDAQDSRQESNNETPESHPVIARLSQVEIEGDDWILIDRAVDGTTALEESWYVTPPACFTRAGPVNVETSPLEDLLIEHPSMSVYRATAPSIAPETPPPTPDAPEERSVEEDALPNVASNAPVTATPASPERAPGRSEDGQQATRRQNIHDERPRVRTEKRIVQLRSAQKVYEKRTTQALKRGRLDRSNKLREVLSVKGKRPRRQDRLRIQNSGANNNRKC, from the exons GCACTGAAGAGCAAGAAGAAGGTCAGGATGCTGAGCAGTTTGGCAAACTACCTACTTGGAGGTAATATCTCCGACGCGCAGGATTCACGACAAGAGTCCAATAACGAAACCCCGGAGTCCCATCCAGTAATAGCGAGGCTCAGTCAGGTGGAGATTGAGGGCGATGACTGGATCCTCATTGACCGTGCTG TTGACGGAACGACGGCGCTGGAGGAGTCGTGGTATGTAACACCACCCGCATGTTTTACACGGGCTGGTCCCGTGAACGTAGAAACATCACCGCTAGAGGACCTGCTGATAGAGCATCCTAGTATGTCCGTTTACCGAGCCACAGCGCCTTCGATCGCTCCTGAAACTCCACCGCCAACGCCAGACGCACCGGAAGAGCGAAGCGTCGAGGAGGATGCTCTGCCAAACGTCGCTTCCAATGCACCGGTTACGGCAACACCGGCATCGCCAGAACGTGCCCCCGGCAGAAGCGAAGATGGACAACAAGCAACCCGTAGACAAAACATTCATGACGAAAGACCTCGTGTACGCACTGAGAAGAGGATAGTTCAGCTTCGGTCAGCGCAAAAG GTTTACGAGAAGAGGACTACCCAAGCACTGAAGAGAGGTCGCCTGGACAGAAGTAACAAGCTGAGGGAAGTGTTGAGCGTAAAAGGCAAGCGGCCGCGCCGCCAAGACCGCTTGCGTATCCAAAACAGTGGCGCGAACAACAACCGGAAATGCTAG
- the LOC100647641 gene encoding tumor protein p53-inducible nuclear protein 2 isoform X6 → MMRRVGLTETRIHYALKSKKKVRMLSSLANYLLGGNISDAQDSRQESNNETPESHPVIARLSQVEIEGDDWILIDRADNPASSTTFFDSILVDGTTALEESWYVTPPACFTRAGPVNVETSPLEDLLIEHPSMSVYRATAPSIAPETPPPTPDAPEERSVEEDALPNVASNAPVTATPASPERAPGRSEDGQQATRRQNIHDERPRVRTEKRIVQLRSAQKCITKWSII, encoded by the exons GCACTGAAGAGCAAGAAGAAGGTCAGGATGCTGAGCAGTTTGGCAAACTACCTACTTGGAGGTAATATCTCCGACGCGCAGGATTCACGACAAGAGTCCAATAACGAAACCCCGGAGTCCCATCCAGTAATAGCGAGGCTCAGTCAGGTGGAGATTGAGGGCGATGACTGGATCCTCATTGACCGTGCTG ACAATCCAGCAAGTTCCACCACTTTCTTCGACTCCATTTTAG TTGACGGAACGACGGCGCTGGAGGAGTCGTGGTATGTAACACCACCCGCATGTTTTACACGGGCTGGTCCCGTGAACGTAGAAACATCACCGCTAGAGGACCTGCTGATAGAGCATCCTAGTATGTCCGTTTACCGAGCCACAGCGCCTTCGATCGCTCCTGAAACTCCACCGCCAACGCCAGACGCACCGGAAGAGCGAAGCGTCGAGGAGGATGCTCTGCCAAACGTCGCTTCCAATGCACCGGTTACGGCAACACCGGCATCGCCAGAACGTGCCCCCGGCAGAAGCGAAGATGGACAACAAGCAACCCGTAGACAAAACATTCATGACGAAAGACCTCGTGTACGCACTGAGAAGAGGATAGTTCAGCTTCGGTCAGCGCAAAAG TGCATTACGAAGTGGAGTATAATTTGA
- the LOC100647641 gene encoding tumor protein p53-inducible nuclear protein 2 isoform X3, whose protein sequence is MLSSLANYLLGGNISDAQDSRQESNNETPESHPVIARLSQVEIEGDDWILIDRADNPASSTTFFDSILVDGTTALEESWYVTPPACFTRAGPVNVETSPLEDLLIEHPSMSVYRATAPSIAPETPPPTPDAPEERSVEEDALPNVASNAPVTATPASPERAPGRSEDGQQATRRQNIHDERPRVRTEKRIVQLRSAQKVYEKRTTQALKRGRLDRSNKLREVLSVKGKRPRRQDRLRIQNSGANNNRKC, encoded by the exons ATGCTGAGCAGTTTGGCAAACTACCTACTTGGAGGTAATATCTCCGACGCGCAGGATTCACGACAAGAGTCCAATAACGAAACCCCGGAGTCCCATCCAGTAATAGCGAGGCTCAGTCAGGTGGAGATTGAGGGCGATGACTGGATCCTCATTGACCGTGCTG ACAATCCAGCAAGTTCCACCACTTTCTTCGACTCCATTTTAG TTGACGGAACGACGGCGCTGGAGGAGTCGTGGTATGTAACACCACCCGCATGTTTTACACGGGCTGGTCCCGTGAACGTAGAAACATCACCGCTAGAGGACCTGCTGATAGAGCATCCTAGTATGTCCGTTTACCGAGCCACAGCGCCTTCGATCGCTCCTGAAACTCCACCGCCAACGCCAGACGCACCGGAAGAGCGAAGCGTCGAGGAGGATGCTCTGCCAAACGTCGCTTCCAATGCACCGGTTACGGCAACACCGGCATCGCCAGAACGTGCCCCCGGCAGAAGCGAAGATGGACAACAAGCAACCCGTAGACAAAACATTCATGACGAAAGACCTCGTGTACGCACTGAGAAGAGGATAGTTCAGCTTCGGTCAGCGCAAAAG GTTTACGAGAAGAGGACTACCCAAGCACTGAAGAGAGGTCGCCTGGACAGAAGTAACAAGCTGAGGGAAGTGTTGAGCGTAAAAGGCAAGCGGCCGCGCCGCCAAGACCGCTTGCGTATCCAAAACAGTGGCGCGAACAACAACCGGAAATGCTAG
- the LOC100647641 gene encoding tumor protein p53-inducible nuclear protein 2 isoform X4 produces the protein MLSSLANYLLGGNISDAQDSRQESNNETPESHPVIARLSQVEIEGDDWILIDRAVDGTTALEESWYVTPPACFTRAGPVNVETSPLEDLLIEHPSMSVYRATAPSIAPETPPPTPDAPEERSVEEDALPNVASNAPVTATPASPERAPGRSEDGQQATRRQNIHDERPRVRTEKRIVQLRSAQKVYEKRTTQALKRGRLDRSNKLREVLSVKGKRPRRQDRLRIQNSGANNNRKC, from the exons ATGCTGAGCAGTTTGGCAAACTACCTACTTGGAGGTAATATCTCCGACGCGCAGGATTCACGACAAGAGTCCAATAACGAAACCCCGGAGTCCCATCCAGTAATAGCGAGGCTCAGTCAGGTGGAGATTGAGGGCGATGACTGGATCCTCATTGACCGTGCTG TTGACGGAACGACGGCGCTGGAGGAGTCGTGGTATGTAACACCACCCGCATGTTTTACACGGGCTGGTCCCGTGAACGTAGAAACATCACCGCTAGAGGACCTGCTGATAGAGCATCCTAGTATGTCCGTTTACCGAGCCACAGCGCCTTCGATCGCTCCTGAAACTCCACCGCCAACGCCAGACGCACCGGAAGAGCGAAGCGTCGAGGAGGATGCTCTGCCAAACGTCGCTTCCAATGCACCGGTTACGGCAACACCGGCATCGCCAGAACGTGCCCCCGGCAGAAGCGAAGATGGACAACAAGCAACCCGTAGACAAAACATTCATGACGAAAGACCTCGTGTACGCACTGAGAAGAGGATAGTTCAGCTTCGGTCAGCGCAAAAG GTTTACGAGAAGAGGACTACCCAAGCACTGAAGAGAGGTCGCCTGGACAGAAGTAACAAGCTGAGGGAAGTGTTGAGCGTAAAAGGCAAGCGGCCGCGCCGCCAAGACCGCTTGCGTATCCAAAACAGTGGCGCGAACAACAACCGGAAATGCTAG
- the LOC100647520 gene encoding uncharacterized protein LOC100647520, producing the protein MQSKSTITASHENEENESMEESVFEQICDTIFVLIPEVPRLKQLFLSWSQLGTEDRVQLDAKVANWCCPNRRQLYKPLQEALVRWETVQDTQGAPGCEPGMVSFSCDPQLEEELVSVIYSLELLFSKNRRGREIDMDYEIGRCTELRREMSLNLNCDGNLCSILGAKDRTPHSVHSCSYIADFKRPDEELSGYLTN; encoded by the exons ATGCAATCTAAATCCACGATCACCGCCAGCCACGAGAACGAGGAAAATGAATCGATGGAAGAGTCTGTTTTCGAGCAGATATGCGACACGATATTCGTTCTGATACCAGAAG TGCCGCGACTGAAGCAGCTGTTCCTAAGTTGGAGCCAGCTAGGCACCGAAGACAGAGTACAATTAGACGCGAAAGTGGCCAACTGGTGCTGCCCTAACAGGCGACAGCTATACAAACCTTTGCAAGAGGCGTTGGTTCGCTGGGAAACTGTACAGGACACTCAAG GCGCTCCCGGTTGCGAGCCAGGTATGGTCTCGTTTTCCTGTGATCCTCAACTGGAGGAGGAGTTGGTCAGCGTTATTTACAGCCTGGAACTTTTGTTCAGCAAAAATCGACGAGGCAGAGAGATCGATATGGACTACGAAATTGGTCGATGCACGGAATTAAGAAGAGAGATGTCCTTGAATCTAAACTGCGATGGAAATCTATGCTCGATTCTCGGTGCAAAAGACAGGACACCTCACTCTGTGCATAGTTGCAGCTACATAGCCGATTTTAAACGACCTGACGAAGAACTGAGCGGTTATCTGACCAATTAA
- the LOC100649120 gene encoding protein Hook homolog 1: MEEQEYIGCELQGILEEFTRIRDAYLALKAYCEMQEEATSIEKARSERLQMNLEKLSTTYLLLENRYKSIVEKLQTERDDLRKTNEELKEQCDHLRLINAEDRGGNNNQICKLQDELEVLKAQLVMQEEKHNENVALLKQQHFDELQRYRMLLQNGKQASTSRESKKRERTKNLGKNRKKVSFFRWPELDIETINSVPLEARNDNEAGNRNCATKKRKLFHEDRDIIIDIP; this comes from the exons ATGGAGGAACAAGAGTATATCGGTTGTGAATTACAAGGAATTCTCGAGGAATTCACGAGAATCAGAGAC GCGTACCTCGCGTTGAAAGCTTATTGTGAAATGCAAGAGGAGGCTACGTCGATAGAAAAAGCACGTTCCGAGAGGTTACAGATGAATTTGGAGAAACTTTCCACGACCTATCTGCTTCTAGAAAATAGATACAAGTCAATCGTTGAAAAATTGCAGACTGAAAGGGACGATCTTCGTAAAACAAATGAAGAGCTGAAGGAACAGTGTGATCATTTGCGTCTGATCAATGCGGAAGATCGTGGTGGAAACAACAACCAAA TATGCAAATTGCAAGACGAACTGGAAGTTTTAAAAGCCCAATTAGTGATGCAGGAAGAGAAACACAACGAGAACGTCGCATTGCTAAAGCAGCAACACTTTGACGAACTACAGAGATATAGAATGTTGCTGCAGAACGGAAAACAGGCCTCCACatct AGAGAATCTAAGAAGAGAGAACGTACAAAGAATTTGGGAAAGAATAGAAAGAAGGTGTCTTTCTTTAG ATGGCCAGAATTGGACATAGAAACAATCAATAGCGTGCCATTGGAGGCGCGCAACGACAATGAAGCTGGAAATAGAAACTGTGCTACGAAGAAGAGGAAATTATTTCACGAAGACAGAGACATTATAATAGATATTCCTTAA